The DNA window atatatatggatagaTGCATTTTTTCctagggggtgggggtggggagagtGTAGGGTGTTAAAGGATGGATGCTTAATAGATTGATATTAGATTCAGCTTAGCTAACATTAAGATCCCCGTTAAAAGAGGAGATTTGCACATTCAGAGGGAGTTGAAAACCCCcacctgataaaaaaaaatgatcatggGACATGGTTTTGGAGGTAATGCTCCAAATCCCATGACGCTGATCCACTTCACCTGATTCAATGTAAAAATGATCAATTCCTGGCAGTTTGGATTCTGAATATCCAAAATGAGCTTAAGTTCTTTTTCATTACTTTATATGAGAAATTTCCAAGATGGCCTTTTTGACATTGGATCCAAAAAATCTAGATGAGACAAAATAAATGAGAAACAGTCAgaaactttcttttttcttaataagaaaattcttaaaAGATGGGTAAGAAACCCCAGATGAAAGGACATATAAAACTGAATGAGATATAGGAAGCAGAAACCATGAATGACTGGGTGTTATTTAATCTGGCTAAGAACCGAAAAGATAGATATTCTACATGCAACTactatttattctttttatagAAAGTCAAGAAAATGCTGCAGtacaaaaaaatgtgaaaaggtCCATGGAAATGGTTTGTGTTGCACGGAACAAACTCAACAAAGTAAGCTGAAGAACTACGAAAGATTCTAACATTGATGCATTGAAGCATGAAAGAGATAATTAGGCCTACCTCTCGCCTTCACAACACTTCTCAGTTGTCCCCCAAAAACTGCACTCAATTCAGATGGAATGGAACTTTGTGTTCTTGTAACTGCAGATTTGTTCTTTGGTCCAACAGTCTCCCAGTCGTCATCTTCTGTTAATGAAATCAATGACGATTTACCACCATTTAAGTTTGAAACACCTTTAAGCTTGAGTAACTCATCATGCATTTGATCCATGACGAAACTTAGAAACTCTTGAGCATCTTCTTGTCTGGGGGTACAAGAGGATAAGGATGTTTAATATCCAACTTCAATAATACCAGTATGGCAAATACATAATACAGATATCTATTCTAGCACAAATAAATTATAGTATTTTAGATAGTTTATGCTCCTCTGTTTAACTTGTTGGGTATGTTTAGATTTGATAGCGTTTGTAGGTTTGCTAATCTTCTGtcacttcttatttatttatttcatgtgAATATCCACTCAGTCAGCTGATGAACAGAGAAGTAAAAATATGTTTCACTTAAGAATTATATGAATGACATACATTTCTATCCTCCGACAGCAGCAGAGGGCTTCGATTATCATCTGCAGTGTATCAtccaaaggggaaaaaaaataagagatagTTACTAAACCTGTTGATCACTCTTTCTAGGAGTGTAGAGTATCAATGAATATTTTACTGAGGAAAAGCTAACGATGAAAGCAcgccatttcattttttttttttcttttaaaaaggaGAATTGACTCCAAGCAATAGGATTCAAGATACATTATAAGTTAAAACTTAGCATATGCACAGTTCAAAATCGCATCTCATGGAATCCACTTAAAATTGCTATCCTTTGCTTATATCTCAAATCCAACTTTGGCAAGTAGATTTGCTTCAGAAAAATAAAGTTACAaacctaattttatttttcattagtGTGTTAAGGGCACTAAGCCATCATTACATATTAGATATAAACTACAGTTCCCATGGAAGAAAAACTCTCTAATAATATCAccatagaaataaaattcagaAAGATCTCCATATTCATAGAGAGCAGTGATGTTGGCATTCAACTTTTGATATGTGAGCAGCTCCTCTATAATGTCAGGAGTTGCCAAATTATTCACCTTTACCAAAACTTAGAAGTACATTTTTGTCGCAGAAGAAACACTCACCATCAGATGCTTTCAGTCATTTTGATTACCAAATTCATCTTCAAGCCCATACAGAAGCTTCCTATAAGTGTAGCCATCCATAAGATCCTTCTCTTGCCACTCCTTCAACAACCTCATGGCGTCTGCAACCCTTCCTTGCCTGCATATCTCATTCAGGATAGTCCGGTATGTTATGAAATCTGCCAACTTTTGCCTCTCAACCATCTCCCACAAAATCCTTACAGCCTCCTCAACCTCACCACCAATAGCCAGACAATTCACAAGGGAGTTGTATGTCTTACTGCTTGGAACAAACCCCTTGTCCTTCATTTCGCCATACAACTCTTTTGCATTATTTGTTCGGCCTTGTGCGCAAAGCCCATGGATCAGATAATCATAGGAATGCAAGTTGGGAAGGAATTTATAAACCGTACCCATTTGATGGAATATTCTAAGAGCATCATTGACATGAAGGGAATTAACATAACCTCTGATCATGGCATTCAAAGAGAAAATGTCAGGTTCAATCCCATCATTGACCATTTGCCTGAAGAGGCTTCTTATTGTGTCCATGTAGACGTGGTTTATATAAGAATTCCTCCCCCTACCCAAAAGTGCCGTAAAAAGCAGATTGTAGGTGATACTAGAAGGCCTGCACCCCAGATCTCTGCTCTTCCTCATGTGCTTGTACACAGTGATGGCTCTTGACAATTTCCGAGCTTCTGTGAAGAAGTATATCATTGTATTAAAAAGAGATTCCGAGCCCATATCAGAAACAGCAAGAACTTGATTAACAACATCATCCATTTCTTGGTACAATTTGGCAGAGCCAAGCTTTTTGATTGTGATGTGGTACGTCGAGACTTCATGTCTGAACCTGTGTTGTTGTGAAGCCCAATTGAAGAGTTCAAGACAGACCAGAGGATCTTCCTGGAGGGTTATGACATTGGAGAGGTCTTCTGGAGTGAATCTCGGTGGGAGTTGAGATACTGACTGGTGAAACTGAGCTTCATTGAGGGTTGGTTTCTGGACTGTTTTTGAATTCTTATGCCATCTTTTCCCCACGGATCTCAGTGACGCGTAATTGGAATGCGAAGAATAGAAATACAGGGGGTAGCATTTAGGGTTAAGGAACATGTTTGCAGATAATTTGGTACTTGCTTTCCACTGGGTTTGAGCTAAATTGCTAAAGTTCTCAAAGGTGTTACCATTTGGATGAGTATGGCAACCATGATTGCAGAGAAAAGGGTTTCCTGCGCTTGCCCCATTTTCCGCTAAGTGGGTCGGAATTGATTTTGAAACTAAGGTTCTGCAGGGGAAACGAGAACGGAACATTGTGATGGAAGGATCGGATCAAAATCGTCTGCAGTGAAGAGATTTGGCGGAGAGTGGCAGTGACCTTTTCAATGACCGTAAGATCCTCGttagatttatttttcttcatttcgcTCCATTTGACCTACATCATGTGATCCACCGGTCTAATTTGTTGACCACCCGAACAGGGTTAGAACCCTAAAGAGAACATCGAACGAAAGGGCTCCCTGTTTcgcccttttcttcctcctctctctttgaATTTCGAAAGAAACAACTGCAGTTAGCGTCGTCCTGATCAgtcatcttcttcccttcatCTTCCTCTCTCATTCGAACTTCGAGAAACTCGCCgtggtcatcttcctctttgCAAACTTGTCGTGGTCATCTCCGTTTCTTACTCTTCTCTAGAATGAAGAGAACATCAGTAACCGCCCCTTCGAAGGACTTCATCTGGGTTCGAGCTTAAAAGAGATCATGGGACAAAGCTCCTACAACTCAAACTAAGATACCAAGAAGAGCGCTATAACTCAAATCCCAGATCGCAAATCACTTACACTTCTCCAAGCAATAGAGGGCAACCAtagaataaaaattacataagaTAGTTCTACATCCAATTCTTAAACTGAGAGGGTGAACGCCCAGGTCAAAAGCCCATATCTGATTCCCCCAGGTAAAACAAAGTTCAACAAAGGCATTGGAGTTGCAGAAACTCATATCTGATTACGATCGCAATGAATAAATTGAAAAACAAGGAGAGACAAAGTCCTAACTTTTGCAAGATGagtaaatatattttttgtgggCATTTATGGAAAAATGTGGCTCTCACCCAGTggcaggttagggttgaaatcgtctgcaattctgatctcatacaattctgtgtaataccatcttcagatggtgacacgtgtattgataccaatacaatggtccagatctggtacaactaataaaacattaaatcagtgaagaagcatTTAAATCATATCTGGACCATTACATTTgtatcaatacacgtatcaccccctaaaggtggtattgcatggaattgtatgagatcggaattgtaaACGATTTTTTTCCGCCAGGTTAAATGTCATCCAATCTGGAATTAGGGAGGGGAATTTATCATTTTACCCAGATAAGAGGTGGAGATTATGGCAGTCTTCCTCTTTTCAGGACAGTTTCACTGTTTCATTCCTTTTGAGGGGGTTTAATAGTGTGTTAAGTTTCATTATtaggttttaccaaaa is part of the Macadamia integrifolia cultivar HAES 741 chromosome 9, SCU_Mint_v3, whole genome shotgun sequence genome and encodes:
- the LOC122089119 gene encoding pentatricopeptide repeat-containing protein At2g27800, mitochondrial-like, with the translated sequence MFRSRFPCRTLVSKSIPTHLAENGASAGNPFLCNHGCHTHPNGNTFENFSNLAQTQWKASTKLSANMFLNPKCYPLYFYSSHSNYASLRSVGKRWHKNSKTVQKPTLNEAQFHQSVSQLPPRFTPEDLSNVITLQEDPLVCLELFNWASQQHRFRHEVSTYHITIKKLGSAKLYQEMDDVVNQVLAVSDMGSESLFNTMIYFFTEARKLSRAITVYKHMRKSRDLGCRPSSITYNLLFTALLGRGRNSYINHVYMDTIRSLFRQMVNDGIEPDIFSLNAMIRGYVNSLHVNDALRIFHQMGTVYKFLPNLHSYDYLIHGLCAQGRTNNAKELYGEMKDKGFVPSSKTYNSLVNCLAIGGEVEEAVRILWEMVERQKLADFITYRTILNEICRQGRVADAMRLLKEWQEKDLMDGYTYRKLLYGLEDEFGNQND